The following are encoded together in the Roseobacter denitrificans OCh 114 genome:
- the rplE gene encoding 50S ribosomal protein L5 produces MLDSANYTPRLKAVYRDTIRAALKEEFGYKNDMQIPRLDKIVLNIGCGAEAVRDSKKAKSAQADLTLIAGQKAMTTTAKKSIAGFRVREEMPLGAKVTLRGDRMYEFLDRLITIAMPRIRDFRGISGKSFDGRGNYAMGLKEHLVFPEIDFDKIDENWGMDIVIATTAQTDAEAKSLLKAFNMPFNS; encoded by the coding sequence ATGCTTGATTCCGCAAATTATACCCCGCGCCTCAAGGCGGTTTACCGCGACACGATCCGCGCAGCGCTTAAGGAAGAGTTCGGCTACAAGAACGACATGCAGATCCCGCGTCTGGACAAGATCGTCCTGAACATCGGATGTGGTGCCGAAGCCGTGCGCGACAGCAAGAAAGCCAAGTCCGCGCAAGCCGACCTGACGCTGATTGCCGGTCAGAAAGCGATGACCACAACGGCCAAGAAGTCCATCGCGGGTTTCCGGGTGCGTGAAGAAATGCCGCTGGGGGCCAAAGTGACCCTGCGCGGTGATCGCATGTATGAATTCCTGGACCGTCTGATCACAATTGCGATGCCTCGTATCCGCGACTTCCGCGGCATTTCGGGCAAGTCTTTTGATGGGCGTGGCAACTATGCCATGGGCCTCAAAGAGCACCTCGTGTTTCCCGAGATCGATTTCGACAAGATCGACGAGAACTGGGGAATGGACATTGTGATCGCCACCACGGCGCAAACCGACGCTGAAGCGAAGAGCCTGTTGAAAGCATTCAACATGCCTTTCAACTCATAA
- the rplO gene encoding 50S ribosomal protein L15, giving the protein MKLHELSDNDGAAKKRKRVGRGPGSGTGKMGGRGIKGQKSRSGVAIKGYEGGQMPLYQRLPKRGFNKPNRKAYAVVNLGLIQKFVDAGKIDASAAITEDALIASGLVRRKKDGIRVLAKGDVTGKLNIEVTGASKSAIEAVAKAGGSLTVTAPVAETSEA; this is encoded by the coding sequence ATGAAACTGCATGAACTTTCCGACAATGATGGTGCGGCCAAGAAACGCAAGCGCGTTGGGCGTGGTCCGGGTTCTGGCACCGGTAAAATGGGTGGCCGGGGTATCAAGGGTCAGAAATCCCGTTCGGGTGTGGCCATCAAGGGCTATGAGGGCGGCCAGATGCCGCTCTATCAACGTCTGCCAAAGCGGGGCTTCAACAAGCCGAACCGCAAGGCCTATGCCGTTGTAAACCTTGGTCTCATCCAGAAATTCGTGGATGCGGGCAAGATCGACGCGAGCGCCGCCATCACCGAAGACGCACTAATTGCCTCCGGCCTCGTGCGTCGCAAGAAGGACGGTATTCGCGTGCTGGCCAAGGGCGATGTGACGGGCAAACTGAACATCGAAGTCACCGGCGCATCCAAATCCGCTATCGAAGCCGTGGCCAAAGCGGGCGGTTCCCTGACCGTTACGGCGCCCGTCGCGGAAACGTCAGAGGCGTAA
- the rpsK gene encoding 30S ribosomal protein S11, which translates to MARDKVRVKKKASKNIAAGVAHVNSSFNNTKILISDVQGNAISWSSAGTMGFKGSRKSTPYAAQMAAEDAGRKAQEHGVKTLEVEVQGPGSGRESALRALAAAGFNITSIRDVTPMAHNGCRPPKRRRV; encoded by the coding sequence ATGGCACGTGATAAAGTACGCGTTAAGAAAAAGGCCAGCAAGAACATCGCCGCAGGTGTGGCGCATGTGAACAGCTCCTTCAACAACACCAAGATCCTGATTTCGGACGTGCAGGGCAATGCGATCTCGTGGTCCTCTGCCGGCACGATGGGATTCAAAGGCTCGCGGAAATCCACACCTTACGCCGCACAGATGGCTGCTGAGGATGCGGGCCGCAAGGCGCAGGAACATGGCGTTAAAACGCTTGAGGTCGAAGTGCAGGGGCCGGGCTCGGGGCGTGAAAGCGCGTTGCGTGCGCTGGCTGCTGCCGGGTTCAACATCACCTCGATCCGTGATGTAACGCCGATGGCGCACAACGGCTGCCGCCCCCCAAAGCGCCGCCGCGTTTAA
- the rplR gene encoding 50S ribosomal protein L18, which translates to MANSKRQLFIKRRLRVRNKLRKVNAGRVRLSVHRSNKNISVQLIDDVAGKTLASASTLEKDLGVVGKNNIEAAAKVGAAIAERAKKAGVSEAYFDRGGFLFHGKVKAVAEAAREGGLKI; encoded by the coding sequence ATGGCAAACAGTAAAAGACAACTGTTCATCAAACGCCGCCTGCGCGTTCGGAACAAGCTTCGCAAGGTGAATGCAGGGCGCGTGCGCCTGAGTGTGCACCGCTCCAACAAGAACATCAGCGTTCAGCTGATCGACGATGTGGCCGGCAAGACGCTTGCTTCGGCCTCCACGCTGGAAAAAGATTTGGGCGTTGTGGGCAAGAACAACATCGAAGCGGCGGCCAAGGTCGGCGCGGCGATTGCTGAGCGGGCCAAGAAAGCCGGTGTCAGCGAGGCCTATTTCGACCGTGGCGGTTTCCTCTTTCACGGCAAGGTCAAGGCCGTCGCCGAAGCCGCGCGTGAAGGCGGTTTGAAGATCTAA
- the rplF gene encoding 50S ribosomal protein L6, giving the protein MSRIGKKPVDLPAGVSASVSGQTIEIKGPKGTRAFKATDDVTLTVEDNVVTVTPRGKSKRARQQWGMSRTMVANLVTGVSEGFKKELEIQGVGYRAAMTGNTLKLNLGLSHDVDYTPPAGVTVTAPKQTEIVVEGIDEQLVGQVAANIRQWRKPEPYKGKGIRYKGEFVFRKEGKKK; this is encoded by the coding sequence ATGTCTCGTATTGGTAAAAAACCGGTCGATCTGCCCGCCGGTGTAAGCGCATCCGTCAGCGGCCAGACCATCGAAATCAAGGGCCCCAAGGGCACGCGTGCGTTCAAGGCAACGGATGATGTGACCCTGACGGTCGAGGACAATGTCGTCACCGTTACGCCCCGCGGCAAATCCAAGCGCGCGCGCCAGCAGTGGGGCATGTCCCGCACGATGGTTGCGAACCTTGTCACCGGCGTCAGCGAAGGTTTCAAGAAAGAGCTTGAAATTCAGGGTGTTGGTTATCGTGCGGCCATGACTGGCAACACGTTGAAACTGAACCTCGGCCTGTCCCATGACGTGGATTACACCCCGCCAGCGGGTGTCACCGTGACAGCGCCGAAGCAAACCGAAATCGTTGTGGAGGGCATTGACGAACAGCTTGTTGGTCAGGTCGCCGCGAACATCCGCCAGTGGCGTAAACCCGAGCCCTACAAGGGCAAGGGCATCCGCTACAAAGGTGAGTTCGTCTTCCGCAAAGAAGGCAAGAAGAAGTAA
- the secY gene encoding preprotein translocase subunit SecY — translation MVSAVESMAANTSWSALGKATDLRNRILFTLGLLIVYRLGTFIPVPGIDGVALREFMEQAGQGIGGMVSMFTGGALGRMGIFALGIMPYISASIIVQLMTAMVPKLEALKKEGEQGRKKINQYTRYGTVFLATLQAYGLAVSLEAGDIVTDPGMFFRASCVITLVGGTMFLMWLGEQITARGIGNGISLIIFVGIIAEVPAAMAQFFASGRSGAISPAVIIGVIIMVIATIMFVVFMERALRKIHIQYPRRQVGMKVYDGGSSHLPVKVNPAGVIPAIFASSLLLLPVTISTFSGNSTNPIMSWLLANFGPGQPLYLAFFTTMIVFFTYFYTFNVSFKPDDVADNLKNQNGFIPGIRPGKKTSEYLEYVVNRVLVLGSAYLAAVCLLPEILRGEFAIPFYFGGTSVLIVVSVTMDTIQQVQSHLLAHQYEGLLEKSQLRGKSGKGRKKRSPVRR, via the coding sequence ATGGTTTCTGCTGTCGAGAGCATGGCTGCCAATACGAGTTGGTCCGCGCTGGGTAAGGCAACTGACCTGCGCAACCGTATCCTGTTTACGCTGGGACTGCTGATCGTTTACCGCCTCGGGACGTTTATCCCGGTGCCGGGGATTGATGGCGTCGCCCTGCGCGAGTTCATGGAGCAGGCGGGGCAGGGCATCGGCGGTATGGTGTCGATGTTTACCGGCGGCGCCTTGGGGCGGATGGGGATCTTTGCCCTGGGCATCATGCCCTATATATCGGCCTCGATCATCGTGCAGCTTATGACGGCCATGGTGCCCAAGCTGGAAGCCCTGAAGAAAGAGGGCGAGCAGGGCCGCAAGAAGATCAACCAATACACGCGCTATGGTACGGTTTTCCTTGCCACGTTGCAGGCCTATGGCCTTGCGGTGAGCCTTGAAGCGGGCGACATCGTCACCGATCCGGGCATGTTTTTCCGCGCATCCTGCGTGATTACGCTGGTCGGTGGCACCATGTTCCTGATGTGGCTGGGCGAGCAGATCACCGCGCGCGGCATCGGTAACGGTATTTCGCTGATCATCTTTGTGGGCATTATCGCCGAGGTTCCGGCCGCGATGGCGCAGTTCTTTGCCTCTGGCCGCTCGGGCGCGATCAGCCCTGCGGTGATCATCGGTGTGATTATCATGGTGATCGCGACGATCATGTTCGTGGTGTTCATGGAGCGTGCCCTGCGCAAGATCCACATACAATACCCGCGCCGTCAGGTGGGCATGAAGGTTTATGACGGTGGTTCCAGCCACTTGCCGGTCAAGGTCAACCCGGCGGGCGTTATCCCGGCGATCTTTGCCTCGTCGCTTTTGTTGCTGCCGGTAACGATCAGCACGTTCTCGGGCAATTCGACGAACCCGATCATGTCGTGGCTGCTGGCGAATTTTGGCCCCGGTCAGCCGCTCTATCTGGCGTTTTTCACGACGATGATTGTGTTCTTTACCTATTTCTACACGTTCAACGTCAGCTTCAAGCCAGACGATGTGGCGGATAACCTTAAAAACCAGAACGGGTTCATTCCGGGCATCCGCCCGGGCAAGAAGACCTCGGAATATCTGGAATATGTGGTGAACCGCGTGCTGGTTCTGGGCTCGGCCTATCTGGCGGCTGTGTGCCTCTTGCCGGAAATCCTGCGCGGTGAATTCGCCATTCCGTTCTATTTCGGCGGCACATCTGTTCTCATTGTCGTCTCGGTAACGATGGATACCATTCAGCAAGTGCAAAGCCATTTGCTGGCCCACCAATACGAAGGCCTGCTGGAGAAGTCGCAACTGCGCGGCAAAAGCGGCAAGGGCCGCAAGAAACGGAGCCCTGTGCGTCGATGA
- a CDS encoding DNA-directed RNA polymerase subunit alpha codes for MIHKNWAELIKPQQLDVKPGNDPARQATVTAEPLERGFGLTMGNALRRVLMSSLQGAAITSVQIDNVLHEFSSVAGVREDVTDIILNLKGVSIRMEVEGPKRLSISAKGPGVVTAGDISESAGIEILNRDHVICHLDDGADVYMELTVNQGKGYVSAEKNKPEDAPIGLIPIDAIYSPVKKVSYDVQPTREGQVLDYDKLTMKVETDGSLTPDDAVAFAARILQDQLGIFVNFEEPESASRADEDDGLEFNPLLLKKVDDLELSVRSANCLKNDNIVYIGDLIQKTEAEMLRTPNFGRKSLNEIKEVLSGMGLHLGMDVEDWPPDNIEDLAKKFEDSF; via the coding sequence ATGATCCACAAGAACTGGGCTGAATTGATCAAGCCGCAACAACTTGACGTCAAACCGGGCAATGATCCGGCACGTCAGGCAACCGTCACGGCGGAACCGCTGGAGCGCGGCTTTGGCCTGACCATGGGCAACGCGCTGCGTCGTGTTCTGATGTCGTCGCTGCAGGGGGCCGCGATCACCTCTGTGCAGATCGACAATGTATTGCACGAGTTTTCATCGGTGGCCGGTGTGCGGGAAGACGTCACTGACATCATCCTGAACCTCAAGGGCGTTTCCATCCGTATGGAAGTCGAAGGGCCAAAGCGGCTGTCGATCTCCGCCAAGGGGCCGGGTGTTGTGACTGCTGGTGACATTTCGGAATCTGCGGGCATCGAAATCCTGAACCGGGATCATGTGATCTGCCACCTTGATGACGGTGCCGACGTTTACATGGAACTGACCGTCAATCAGGGTAAAGGCTATGTTTCTGCCGAAAAGAACAAGCCAGAGGACGCACCCATTGGCCTGATCCCGATTGATGCGATCTATTCGCCGGTCAAGAAGGTCAGCTATGACGTGCAACCGACCCGCGAAGGTCAGGTGCTGGATTATGACAAGCTGACCATGAAGGTCGAAACCGATGGGTCACTGACGCCGGATGATGCGGTGGCGTTCGCCGCGCGCATTCTGCAGGACCAGCTGGGCATCTTCGTCAACTTCGAAGAGCCTGAATCCGCCTCCCGCGCGGATGAGGACGACGGTCTGGAGTTCAACCCGCTGCTGCTCAAGAAAGTGGACGACTTGGAACTGTCGGTACGTTCTGCAAACTGTCTGAAGAATGACAACATCGTCTACATCGGTGATCTCATTCAGAAGACCGAAGCGGAGATGCTGCGCACGCCGAACTTTGGGCGTAAGTCGCTCAATGAGATCAAGGAAGTGCTCTCGGGCATGGGTCTGCATCTCGGCATGGACGTCGAGGACTGGCCGCCGGACAACATCGAAGACCTGGCCAAGAAATTCGAAGACTCTTTCTAA
- the rpsE gene encoding 30S ribosomal protein S5, with amino-acid sequence MAERDNNRRGNRRDRDEAPEFADRLVAINRVSKTVKGGKRFGFAALVVVGDQKGRVGFGKGKAKEVPEAIRKATEQAKRQMIRVQLREGRTLHHDMEGRHGAGKVVMRSAPEGTGIIAGGPMRAVFEMLGVKDVVSKSIGSQNPYNMIRATMDGLRKESSPRSVAQRRGKKVADILPKVDAAPAPAETAEA; translated from the coding sequence ATGGCAGAACGTGACAACAACCGTCGTGGCAACCGCCGCGATCGTGACGAAGCACCGGAATTCGCAGACCGCCTGGTCGCGATCAACCGCGTGTCCAAGACTGTAAAAGGTGGTAAGCGCTTTGGTTTCGCAGCCCTCGTGGTTGTGGGCGATCAGAAGGGCCGCGTCGGTTTCGGCAAAGGTAAGGCGAAAGAGGTCCCCGAGGCCATCCGCAAAGCCACCGAGCAGGCCAAGCGCCAGATGATCCGCGTACAGCTGCGTGAAGGCCGCACGCTGCACCACGACATGGAAGGCCGTCATGGCGCCGGTAAAGTCGTTATGCGCTCGGCACCTGAGGGGACCGGGATCATCGCCGGTGGTCCGATGCGTGCCGTCTTTGAAATGCTGGGCGTGAAGGACGTTGTGTCCAAGTCCATCGGTTCGCAGAACCCTTACAACATGATCCGCGCCACCATGGATGGATTGCGCAAGGAGTCCTCGCCCCGTTCGGTCGCACAACGTCGCGGCAAGAAAGTGGCTGACATTCTGCCCAAAGTTGACGCAGCGCCTGCGCCTGCTGAAACAGCAGAGGCATAA
- the rpsM gene encoding 30S ribosomal protein S13 translates to MARIAGVNIPTAKRVPIALTYITGIGNTSAKQICEAVGIDPSRRVNELSDAEVLAVREHIDANYTVEGDLRREVQMNVKRLMDLGCYRGLRHRRNLPVRGQRTHTNARTRKGPAKAIAGKKK, encoded by the coding sequence GTGGCACGTATTGCCGGCGTCAATATCCCGACTGCAAAGCGGGTTCCCATCGCCCTCACCTATATCACTGGAATCGGTAACACCTCCGCAAAACAGATTTGCGAAGCGGTTGGCATCGATCCATCCCGCCGTGTCAACGAGCTCAGCGATGCCGAAGTTCTGGCCGTGCGCGAGCATATCGACGCCAACTACACCGTTGAAGGTGACCTGCGTCGTGAAGTGCAGATGAACGTCAAGCGTCTGATGGACCTTGGCTGCTACCGTGGCCTGCGCCACCGTCGCAACCTGCCGGTTCGCGGTCAGCGCACCCACACAAATGCTCGCACGCGCAAAGGCCCCGCGAAGGCCATTGCCGGCAAGAAGAAATAA
- a CDS encoding adenylate kinase has product MNIILLGPPGAGKGTQARMLEQERGMVQLSTGDMLREAKDSGTEMGKVVADVMARGALVTDEIVIGLIKEKLDTVEASGFIFDGFPRTLAQADALGALMEETGQTLDKVVEMRVDDAALVARITARSTCAGCGEVYNDQTKPIPADGVCTNCGQAKEFKRRADDNEESLKTRLMEYYKQTSPLIGYYYAKGMLSRVDGLGAIDAVQGEIKAVLDA; this is encoded by the coding sequence ATGAATATAATACTGTTGGGGCCACCAGGGGCCGGTAAAGGAACACAGGCCCGGATGCTCGAACAAGAGCGCGGCATGGTCCAGTTGAGCACCGGTGATATGCTGCGCGAGGCCAAGGACAGCGGCACGGAGATGGGAAAGGTTGTCGCCGATGTGATGGCGCGCGGTGCCCTGGTGACGGATGAGATCGTGATCGGTCTGATCAAGGAAAAGCTGGATACGGTCGAGGCGTCGGGTTTCATCTTTGACGGTTTCCCACGCACTTTGGCGCAGGCCGATGCCTTGGGTGCTTTGATGGAAGAAACGGGCCAGACGCTGGATAAAGTGGTTGAGATGCGCGTTGATGATGCAGCCCTTGTGGCGCGGATCACGGCACGGTCGACCTGCGCGGGCTGCGGTGAGGTCTACAACGATCAAACCAAGCCAATCCCGGCCGACGGGGTGTGCACCAATTGCGGGCAGGCCAAGGAATTCAAGCGTCGCGCGGATGACAATGAGGAAAGCCTCAAGACGCGTCTGATGGAATATTACAAACAGACCTCGCCGCTGATCGGGTATTACTATGCCAAGGGCATGCTGTCGCGGGTCGACGGTCTGGGCGCGATTGATGCGGTGCAGGGCGAAATCAAGGCTGTGTTGGACGCGTAA
- the rpmD gene encoding 50S ribosomal protein L30, whose amino-acid sequence MAKTIVIKQIGSPIRRPAKQRATLIGLGLNKMHKTRELEDTPSVRGMINSIPHMVEIVEEKG is encoded by the coding sequence ATGGCTAAAACAATCGTCATCAAACAGATCGGCTCCCCGATCCGTCGCCCCGCAAAACAGCGTGCCACGCTGATCGGTCTGGGCCTGAACAAGATGCACAAGACCCGCGAGCTGGAAGATACCCCTTCCGTGCGCGGCATGATCAACTCCATCCCGCATATGGTGGAGATTGTCGAAGAGAAGGGTTGA
- the rpsH gene encoding 30S ribosomal protein S8 produces MNDPIADMLTRIRNSQLRGKSTVITPASKLRAWVLDVLADEGYIRGYEKITGADGHPAIEISLKYYEGEPVIRELKRVSKPGRRVYMGVNDIPVVRQGLGVSIVSTPKGVMSDQAARSANVGGEVLCTVF; encoded by the coding sequence ATGAACGATCCTATCGCAGATATGCTGACACGCATCCGTAACTCTCAACTGCGCGGCAAATCCACCGTCATCACCCCGGCGTCAAAGCTGCGGGCGTGGGTGCTGGATGTGCTGGCGGACGAAGGCTACATCCGTGGCTATGAGAAGATCACGGGTGCAGACGGCCATCCGGCCATCGAAATCAGCCTGAAGTATTACGAAGGCGAACCTGTCATTCGCGAATTGAAGCGGGTCTCCAAGCCCGGTCGTCGCGTTTACATGGGCGTCAATGACATCCCCGTTGTCCGTCAGGGCCTCGGCGTGTCGATTGTCTCCACCCCCAAGGGTGTGATGTCGGACCAAGCAGCACGCAGCGCCAATGTTGGTGGCGAAGTGCTTTGCACCGTCTTCTAA
- the rpsN gene encoding 30S ribosomal protein S14, giving the protein MAKKSMVAREKKREALVAKYAAKRAELKEIINNKELEMEERFRASLKLAKLPRNSSAVRLHNRCQLTGRPHAYYRKLKISRIALRDLGSSGQIPGMVKSSW; this is encoded by the coding sequence ATGGCTAAGAAATCCATGGTCGCACGCGAGAAAAAGCGTGAAGCACTGGTCGCCAAATACGCAGCAAAACGTGCTGAGTTGAAGGAGATCATCAACAACAAAGAGCTCGAAATGGAAGAGCGTTTTCGCGCTTCCCTGAAGCTGGCGAAACTGCCGCGCAACTCATCGGCTGTGCGTTTGCACAACCGTTGCCAGCTGACCGGTCGTCCGCACGCCTACTATCGTAAACTGAAAATTTCGCGGATCGCGCTGCGGGACCTTGGCTCAAGCGGTCAGATCCCCGGCATGGTCAAGTCGAGCTGGTAA